One genomic region from Colletes latitarsis isolate SP2378_abdomen chromosome 10, iyColLati1, whole genome shotgun sequence encodes:
- the LOC143346035 gene encoding uncharacterized protein LOC143346035, producing MHQQHQQQQRQYDVVLIPRTNFASNIVSIGRLKTVSAVAILRYQESKRACCANTFSPISTIDNQQDNRYRSTIRKPKESCDLRKCKYAKSQAETTYCNTQKLLDKIQNLKKSIQEAENTQSRSKQGNSKRRDVPSQTQELKITDLNAAREVVNDCIMQMTKLKTFLNDENCWWKLFKTLEFDCCEQKLPHLHGYLDGTMVTLKMLEETLDKDDNFTTSTPIKSNSLTTVDSNAVPERKKQFREQYIDSCEEDTRKYKDSGIGPSLSFQLNDSNSHESCQRNCPFSCTSENQSKAPDIKDEETNNLITFDSEPPERSEMMEKFVGTEARISSIVKLPRELRFGRSSTELGETSRIRTTFSSENTANRKIIAADISTSTDLIVVLLRMNY from the exons TTGTCCTTATTCCGCGAACGAATTTTGCATCGAATATCGTGTCGATCGGGAGATTAAAAACAGTTTCTGCAGTTGCAATTCTCCGTTATCAGGAATCGAAACGAGCATGCTGCGCGAACACTTTCTCCCCGATTTCTACCATCGATAATCAGCAGGACAATCGTTATCGGTCGACGATCAGAAAGCCCAAAGAGAGCTGCGACCTGAGAAAATGCAAGTATGCCAAATCGCAGGCGGAAACCACATACTGCAACACCCAGAAACTCCTAGACAAGATTCAGAACCTGAAGAAAAGCATTCAGGAGGCAGAGAACACTCAATCGCGCAGCAAACAg GGAAACAGTAAAAGGAGAGATGTCCCCAGTCAAACGCAAGAGCTAAAGATAACAGACTTGAACGCCGCCAGGGAAGTCGTAAACGACTGCATAATGCAGATGACGAAATTGAAAACGTTTCTGAACGACGAGAATTGTTGGTGGAAGTTGTTCAAGACTCTGGAGTTCGACTGCTGCGAGCAGAAACTACCTCATCTGCACGGGTATTTGGATGGAACGATGGTTACTTTAAAAATGTTGGAGGAGACGCTCGAT AAGGATGACAATTTCACGACTTCGACGCCGATAAAATCGAACTCGTTAACGACGGTGGACTCTAACGCGGTACCTGAACGGAAGAAACAGTTCAGGGAACAGTACATTGACAGTTGCGAAGAAGATACGAGAAAATACAAGGATTCTGGCATTGGTCCTAGTTTGAGCTTCCAATTGAACGATTCAAA TAGCCACGAGTCCTGTCAACGAAACTGCCCATTTTCTTGTACGTCTGAAAATCAATCTAAAGCTCCTGACATTAAAGACGAAGAGACGAACAATTTAATTACGTTTGATTCTGAACCACCAGAAAGATCAGAAATGATGGAGAAGTTCGTGGGGACGGAAGCTAGAATCAGCTCTATCG TAAAATTACCGAGAGAATTACGGTTCGGCAGAAGCTCGACCGAACTCGGAGAGACATCGAGAATCAGGACAACGTTCAGCAGTGAAAATACAGCGAATAGGAAGATTATTGCTGCCGATATAAGTACCTCGACGGATTTAATTGTGGTACTGTTGAGGATGAATTATTAA